The region TGTGCCGCTTCGGCCACCAATGCCAGTCGTTCGCCGGAGAGGCGCTTGGCCTCTTGGCTGATGATCGGCCAGAGCGCGCGGGGGCTGGCGAGGGTGAGTGGTCCGAATAGATTGGCCGAGCGTGCCGTTGCCTCGGCCTCAAATGCGGCGGTATCCAGCGTTGCGCGGGCTTGGGTCGCGGGGCCGTCGTCCATCCACACCACGGCAGAGCAGGGCATGCCATCGCGGTCAGGCAGCGGGACAAGGGTGAAGGGCCCGCCAGAACGGTGGACTTCGGTCGAGACATTCTCATGCGGGATCGGGTGAGTGACGCAGAAGGCCAGCGCCTTTTGACCGTAGCGCCGGGTGGTAACCTCGATCCCGGCCGCTTCGCGCATCGGGCTGTTGCGCCCATCGGCGGCGATCACCAAGCGTGTTCTGATCCGGCTGCCGTCGCTCAGGCCCACGCGGGCCTCGCTTTGCCGGGTGAAGAGTGTCGTGGTGCCGGTGCCGGGGCGAAAATCGACCTTGGGAAGCTCATTAAGGCGGGTGAGTAACTCACGACGCAGCAGCCAATTTGGGAAGTTCCAGCCGAAGGGGGCATCAGAGATATCGGCGGCGTCGAACTCGCGTGTGACGCGGGGGCTCGGATCTTCGCCCCCTGCATCGACAATTCGCATGATCTGCAAAGCGGCGGCATGGGGGGCGAGGCGGTCCCACAGCCCGGCGTCTTCCAGCAGCAGACGGGCCGGCTGCAGCAGCGCGGTGGAGCGCATGTCTGCCCCTTTGGCAGCACCATCGGTGACGGGCGGCGTCGGGTCGACGCAGATCACGTCAAAGCCCGCCGCACCGAAGGCGGCCGCTGCAGTCAGTCCGGCGATGCCGCCGCCGGAAATCAGGATATCACAATCAAAAGTCATCAGCCCGCCACCCGTGTCAGGAATTCGCAAAGGTCTTGCGTATGGTAGTGGATGTGATCGCCTTCGCCCCGAGTGGGTGCCACATGCACTGTGCGCATTCCCAACGCGTGGGGGGCGGCAAGGTTGCGCGGGTCATCCTCAAACATCGCGGCGGCAGCGGTTTGGAAACCGTCGATGGCAAAGACTTTATCATAAGCGGCGGCTTCGGGTTTGGGCAGGAAATCCGCATGTTCGACGCCGTAGACCGCATCGAATAGACCGGTGAGACCGCGCGCCTCCAGCACCCGTTCAGCGTAGGGAGCGCAGCCATTGGTATAGACGATGCGCCGCCCCGGCAAGACGCGGATCGCTTGGGCAAGCAGCGGGTCGGGGGTCAGCCGGTCCATCGGGATGTCATGCACATCCGTGAGGTAGGGGCCGGGATCGACGCCATGTTCACGCATCAGCCCCGCCAGCGTGGTGCCATAGGTCTGCCAATAGTGCTGGCGCAGGTGATTGGCCTCGGCCCGATCCACCTTGATCGCACGCATAACCCAGTCAACCATGCGCGCCTCGATCAGATCGAAAAGCCGCGCCTCGGGCGGGTAGAGCGTTTGGTCCAGATCGAAGACCCAGGTGGTGACATGAGAGAAAGCATCGCGCGGCATGGCGCAGAGGTAGGCCGAGACGGGCAGCCGCGCAAGCCCTCCCGGGTTGCGCATATGGTCGCGGTGGGTAAGGTGGCGCAACTTTCAAGGACTGATACCCATGCCTGACGCCAAAACCGGCCCGACCGACGCCTATTCGATGATACTTGAGGCCATCGACATCGGCACCTATCGCCCCGGCGATCGGTTGGTGGAAAGCGAATTGGCCGAGCGTTTTGGCGTGTCGCGCACACCGATCCGTGAGGCATTACAACGGCTTGAGACGCAGTCTCTTTTGATGCGCGATGGGCGCAGCCTAATCGTTGCCTCTCTGGATCACAACCAGATGGCCGAGCTATATGTCGTGCGTGGTGAGTTGGAAGGGCTGGCCGCGCGCCTTGCCGCCCGCCATGCCACCGCCGAAGAAGTGCGTGTGCTGCGCGAAATGGTGGACGCCGATAACACGCTTGCGGGCAACCCTAATGCATTGGCGCGGGCGAATAAACGCTTTCATAAGCAAATTCATCTGGCGTCGCACAACCGCTATCTGGTGCAGCAGCTTGACCTTGTGCACCGCTCCATGGCCCTGATGGCGACCTCATCACTTGCGGTTGAGGGCCGGGGGGAGATTGCGCAGGCCGAACATGACCGCATCGTCCAGATGATCGAAGCCCGTGACGAGGACGGTGCCGATGAGGCGCTGCGCACCCATATCTC is a window of Sulfitobacter sp. W027 DNA encoding:
- a CDS encoding UbiH/UbiF family hydroxylase, producing MTFDCDILISGGGIAGLTAAAAFGAAGFDVICVDPTPPVTDGAAKGADMRSTALLQPARLLLEDAGLWDRLAPHAAALQIMRIVDAGGEDPSPRVTREFDAADISDAPFGWNFPNWLLRRELLTRLNELPKVDFRPGTGTTTLFTRQSEARVGLSDGSRIRTRLVIAADGRNSPMREAAGIEVTTRRYGQKALAFCVTHPIPHENVSTEVHRSGGPFTLVPLPDRDGMPCSAVVWMDDGPATQARATLDTAAFEAEATARSANLFGPLTLASPRALWPIISQEAKRLSGERLALVAEAAHVLPPIGAQGLNMSLTDLATLLDLARKSPRTFGDADMLEAYHKARHADISLRVRGIDLLNRASQASSPLARDARAAALNALYALPQVRKMLMQMGLGLRR
- a CDS encoding pyrimidine 5'-nucleotidase — its product is MPRDAFSHVTTWVFDLDQTLYPPEARLFDLIEARMVDWVMRAIKVDRAEANHLRQHYWQTYGTTLAGLMREHGVDPGPYLTDVHDIPMDRLTPDPLLAQAIRVLPGRRIVYTNGCAPYAERVLEARGLTGLFDAVYGVEHADFLPKPEAAAYDKVFAIDGFQTAAAAMFEDDPRNLAAPHALGMRTVHVAPTRGEGDHIHYHTQDLCEFLTRVAG
- a CDS encoding GntR family transcriptional regulator; the encoded protein is MPDAKTGPTDAYSMILEAIDIGTYRPGDRLVESELAERFGVSRTPIREALQRLETQSLLMRDGRSLIVASLDHNQMAELYVVRGELEGLAARLAARHATAEEVRVLREMVDADNTLAGNPNALARANKRFHKQIHLASHNRYLVQQLDLVHRSMALMATSSLAVEGRGEIAQAEHDRIVQMIEARDEDGADEALRTHISVAFMTRLKQEAARREEDF